A genomic window from Silene latifolia isolate original U9 population chromosome Y, ASM4854445v1, whole genome shotgun sequence includes:
- the LOC141631924 gene encoding uncharacterized protein LOC141631924 → MDKIGWKPGVESNLNIWNENWVNGHRPEPRDCILEPRFFHLGDLRVKDLLSPGGNWNAHLVNFLFNEDCARQILATPFCRSRIKDEVFWPLTDDGSYTVKSGYGIVFEEYMEDKGTWKDRSRINEKGKYFCKSKLWKLPGPSMWKILLWRIITNMLPIGKEFERRKIGETFRCGMCAGSEDYLETSEHLFRDCHISARIWAGSELGIRGESALGLNIGDWIINWVRFLLNLEEGEERVLKFMATLWQIWLLRNNVMFNGVKVDPLTLFRTLALSVQDCLKGLNLEEERWEKMQNNQVLGSMPRRKDAKELQAGRPFFVIGKQGQCRGTRVKVDASWEINLEEACGWVAYDRWGVEIHRGKRKWKAESALQAEALGLWEVCAWARDSTSADPDSTTRHVYLKMTFSIALLAVHNCINSLLY, encoded by the coding sequence ATGGATAAGATAGGGTGGAAACCAGGAGTCGAGTCGAATCTTAACATTTGGAATGAAAATTGGGTTAATGGGCATAGACCTGAACCACGGGATTGTATCCTGGAACCTCGGTTCTTTCATTTGGGGGACCTACGGGTAAAGGATTTACTTTCCCCGGGTGGAAACTGGAACGCTCATCTGGTTAATTTCTTGTTTAATGAGGACTGTGCAAGGCAAATCCTAGCAACTCCTTTTTGTCGCTCCAGGATAAAGGATGAGGTTTTTTGGCCGCTCACTGATGATGGGTCATATACTGTTAAAAGTGGGTATGGTATCGTTTTTGAGGAGTATATGGAAGATAAAGGAACCTGGAAAGACAGGTCAAGGATAAATGAGAAAGGAAAATATTTCTGTAAGTCGAAACTCTGGAAGCTCCCGGGCCCATCCATGTGGAAGATCCTGCTATGGAGGATCATCACCAACATGCTTCCAATAGGTAAGGAGTTTGAAAGACGGAAGATTGGGGAGACTTTTAGGTGTGGTATGTGTGCTGGTAGTGAGGATTACCTGGAGACGTCGGAACATCTCTTCAGGGATTGTCATATCTCCGCTAGGATATGGGCAGGATCAGAGCTGGGTATTAGAGGAGAGAGTGCTTTGGGGCTGAACATTGGCGATTGGATTATAAATTGGGTTCGTTTCTTGTTAAACCTTGAGGAGGGGGAGGAAAGGGTTCTCAAGTTCATGGCTACACTTTGGCAAATCTGGCTGTTAAGAAATAATGTTATGTTTAATGGGGTGAAGGTTGATCCCTTGACCCTCTTTAGAACCCTTGCTTTGAGTGTTCAGGATTGCCTGAAAGGACTAAATCTTGAGGAGGAAAGATGGGAAAAGATGCAGAACAACCAGGTGTTGGGGTCTATGCCTAGGAGGAAGGACGCTAAGGAGCTACAGGCAGGACGCCCGTTCTTCGTGATTGGGAAGCAGGGCCAGTGTAGGGGTACCAGAGTAAAGGTTGATGCAAGCTGGGAAATAAATCTCGAAGAAGCTTGTGGTTGGGTGGCTTATGATAGATGGGGGGTGGAGATCCATAGAGGAAAAAGGAAGTGGAAAGCGGAGTCCGCGCTACAGGCGGAAGCTCTAGGATTATGGGAGGTCTGTGCTTGGGCGAGAGATAGCACTTCAGCAGATCCCGACTCCACCACCCGTCATGTGTATCTAAAGATGACCTTTTCTATAGCGCTATTAGCTGTTCATAATTGCATTAATTCATTGTTATATTAA